The following proteins are encoded in a genomic region of Apis mellifera strain DH4 linkage group LG14, Amel_HAv3.1, whole genome shotgun sequence:
- the LOC100578935 gene encoding IQ domain-containing protein K has protein sequence MNICEKECLNEISESSSVTGSILDNFNNCGCKKKKEKKTIFYEKNDVLPSNYLDQTIFRLLIPALEETLIEASKQNVLRVQKCRFNGIDYIAEILWNRNPRRSKIFSPPLNVFQIPSFKDYLRVNPRPYYPKSWLWSEDEAALYIQRYIRGWLVRKRTDIQEMRQFWKDIAMKNLFDKKENDILQSQKFLSMDYLKFISVII, from the exons atgaatatttgtgaaaaagaatgtttaaatgaaatatctgaGTCAAGTTCGGTTACTGGCtcaatattagataattttaataattgcggctgtaagaaaaaaaaggaaaagaaaaccattttttacgaaaaaaatgatGTGTTGCCTTCGAATTATCTTGATCAAACAATATTTCGGTTGTTAATACCTGCATTGGAAGAAACACTTATCGAGGCATCTAAACAAAATGTTCTTCgg gTACAAAAATGTCGTTTTAATGGTATCGATTATATCGCAGAGATTTTATGGAATCGTAATCCACgtcgttcgaaaatattttcacctcCTCTAAATGTATTCCAAATTCCatcatttaaagattatttgcGTGTTAA tcCTAGGCCATATTATCCAAAATCTTGGTTATGGTCCGAGGATGAAGCGGCATTATACATACAAAGATATATTCGTGGTTGGCTTGTAAGAAAACGCACGGATATTCAAGAAATGAGACAATTTTGGAag GATATTGCGATGAAAAATCTCtttgataaaaaggaaaatgatattctgcaatctcaaaaatttttaagtatggattatttgaaatttatatcagtaatcatataa
- the LOC408493 gene encoding uncharacterized protein LOC408493 encodes MVIKYIGRKHYLKGKPLWEILGNLKNHGVGRMIIRNTQQRYPEACYMKILKVAALPDTSKHFHDPRNVVVLVEQVFRGKKLPLPVQIDTVTFKPDYMLIPKDQEANYINRTKQPIQKIMPRTTNFPPLLKEILMRQKNLKEESSDLKLTIKYAPLGIKNYKIAEEGETPTVNIEIGLGEPASPSLYANIKQENTS; translated from the exons ATGGTGATAAAATACATTGGTAGGAAGCATTATTTGAAAGGTAAACCATTGTGGGAAATATTAGGAAATTTGAAGAACCATGGCGTAGGTAGAATGATAATACGAAATACTCAACAAAGATATCCTGAAGCATGCTATATGAAAATACTTAAAGTTGCAGCGTTACCAGATACTTCAAAACATTTTCAt GATCCGCGAAATGTTGTAGTATTGGTCGAGCAAGTTTTCCGAGGTAAAAAACTTCCTCTACCTGTACAAATAGATACAGTGACATTTAAGCCAGATTATATGTTGATTCCTAAAGATCAGGAggcaaattatataaacagaaCTAAACAACCAATACAGAAGATCATGCCAAGAACTACAAATTTTCCACctcttttgaaagaaatattgatgcgtcaaaaaaatctgaaagaaGAATCTTCCGATTTAAAACTAACAATCAAATATGCTCCTTTAGgtattaaaaactataaaatcgCTGAAGAGGGTGAAACTCCTAcagttaatattgaaataggaTTAGGAGAACCAGCAAGTCCTAgtttatatgcaaatattaagCAAGAGAACACatcatga